Proteins from a genomic interval of Oryctolagus cuniculus chromosome 8, mOryCun1.1, whole genome shotgun sequence:
- the CXCL8 gene encoding interleukin-8 precursor, with amino-acid sequence MNSKLAVALLATFLLSLTLCEAAVLTRIGTELRCQCIKTHSTPFHPKFIKELRVIESGPHCANSEIIVKLVDGRELCLDPKEKWVQKVVQIFLKRAEQQES; translated from the exons ATGAACTCCAAGCTGGCTGTGGCTCTCTTGGCAACCTTCctgctctctctgactctttgtgAAG CTGCAGTTCTGACACGGATTGGTACAGAGCTTCGATGCCAGTGCATAAAGACACACTCCACACCTTTCCATCCCAAATTTATCAAAGAATTGAGAGTGATTGAGAGTGGACCTCACTGTGCAAATTCAGAAATCAT TGTAAAACTTGTTGATGGAAGAGAACTCTGCCTGGACCCCAAGGAAAAGTGGGTGCAGAAGGTTGTGCAAATATTCTTGAAGAG gGCTGAGCAGCAAGAGTCATAA